A single Elaeis guineensis isolate ETL-2024a chromosome 15, EG11, whole genome shotgun sequence DNA region contains:
- the LOC105058657 gene encoding probable protein kinase At2g41970 gives MLCCGGGDEDNYGPPASQHTAPPNRNIPGHDRDPRGPIPARSGAPQKSLPIEIPAIPLAELNRLTSNFGQKALIGEGSYGKVFHATLSTGEPAAIKKLDPSVSNDPDSDFAAQLSMVSRLKHEYFVQLLGYCLEANNRILVYQFASNGSLHDILHGRKGVQGAEPGPVLNWNQRVKIAYGAARGLEYLHEKVQPPIVHRDVRSSNVLLFDDYESKISDFNLTNQSPDTAARLHSTRVLGTFGYHAPEYAMTGQLTQKSDVYSFGVVLLELLTGRKPVDHTMPKGQQSLVTWATPRLSEDKVKQCVDPKLNNDYPPKAVAKMAAVAALCVQYEADFRPNMTIVVKALQPLLNTKPAGDNHN, from the exons ATGTTGTGCTGTGGGGGTGGCGATGAAGATAATTATGGTCCACCGGCTAGTCAACACACTGCACCCCCTAACCGCAATATTCCAG GTCATGATAGAGATCCAAGAGGGCCTATTCCTGCCAGAAGTGGTGCCCCTCAAAAATCTTTGCCAATTGAGATACCAGCGATACCATTGGCTGAACTGAATCGATTAACCTCTAACTTTGGCCAGAAGGCTTTGATTGGGGAAGGCTCCTATGGTAAGGTTTTTCATGCAACTCTGAGTACAGGAGAGCCTGCTGCTATAAAGAAGCTAGATCCTAGTGTCTCAAATGACCCTGATTCAGATTTTGCTGCTCAG TTATCAATGGTTTCGAGACTTAAACACGAGTATTTTGTTCAGTTGTTGGGCTACTGTTTAGAGGCAAATAATCGGATATTAGTATATCAGTTTGCGAGTAATGGGTCTTTACATGACATTTTACATG GGAGGAAAGGAGTGCAAGGTGCTGAACCTGGACCTGTGCTGAACTGGAATCAAAGAGTGAAGATTGCCTATGGTGCAGCAAGGGGTCTTGAGTATCTTCATGAAAAAGTCCAGCCACCAATTGTTCATCGGGATGTCAGATCCAGCAACGTTCTTCTGTTTGATGATTATGAGTCCAAAATTTCTGACTTTAATTTAACTAACCAGTCTCCTGACACAGCAGCTCGTCTGCATTCAACTCGAGTTTTAGGAACTTTTGGTTATCATGCTCCGGA GTATGCAATGACAGGGCAATTGACACAGAAAAGTGATGTTTATAGCTTTGGTGTCGTTCTTTTAGAGCTTCTAACAGGAAGAAAGCCTGTAGACCATACAATGCCAAAAGGCCAGCAGAGCCTTGTTACTTGG GCAACTCCAAGGTTGAGCGAAGACAAAGTTAAACAGTGTGTGGATCCTAAGCTAAACAATGATTATCCACCAAAAGCTGTTGCAAAG atggcagcagttgcagcactaTGTGTTCAATATGAAGCTGACTTCCGACCAAATATGACGATTGTTGTCAAGGCTCTTCAACCTCTTCTCAACACAAAACCAGCAGGAGACAACCATAATTGA
- the LOC140854048 gene encoding peroxidase A2-like produces the protein MSSSSLLVALAICLALLPQGSQAQLSSSFYNTTCSNVSAIVRSVIQQAQSSDIRITASLTRLFFHDCFVDGCDGSVLLDSTSTIVSEKGAGPNNNSARGFNVVDNIKTAVENACPGVVSCADILALAAEASVNLAGGPSWSVLLGRRDGTTANFTGANNLPSPFDNLTTLQSKFSAVGLGDTDLVALSGAHTFGRAQCRFFSNRLYNFSGTGNPDPTLNSSYLTTLQQNCPQGGDGTTLNNLDPTTPNTFDNNYFTNLQSNSGLLQSDQELLSTSGASTASIVNSFASSQSTFFQNFVQSMINMGNISPLTGSNGEIRSDCKKVNGS, from the exons atgtcttcttcttctcttctagtAGCCTTAGCCATCTGCTTGGCTTTGCTTCCCCAAGGATCCCAAGCTCAACTTAGCTCCTCTTTCTATAATACCACTTGCTCGAATGTGTCAGCCATTGTGCGTAGCGTGATTCAGCAAGCCCAAAGCTCTGATATTCGGATCACCGCAAGCCTCACTCGTCTCTTCTTCCATGATTGCTTTGTTGAT GGCTGCGATGGGTCTGTTTTGTTGGACAGCACATCTACCATAGTGAGTGAGAAGGGTGCAGGTCCGAATAACAACTCAGCTCGGGGTTTTAATGTGGTTGACAACATCAAGACTGCAGTAGAGAATGCTTGCCCAGGAGTAGTTTCATGCGCTGATATCCTTGCCCTCGCTGCCGAAGCTTCAGTTAACTTA GCAGGAGGTCCCTCATGGTCTGTGTTACTCGGAAGAAGGGATGGCACCACTGCCAACTTTACCGGCGCCAACAACCTTCCAAGCCCCTTCGATAACTTAACTACCCTCCAATCCAAATTCTCTGCCGTCGGCCTTGGCGATACTGATCTCGTCGCCTTATCAG GAGCCCACACCTTTGGTCGAGCACAATGCAGATTCTTTAGCAACCGGCTATATAACTTCAGCGGCACTGGCAATCCGGACCCAACATTGAACTCCTCTTACCTGACGACACTGCAACAGAACTGCCCTCAGGGTGGGGATGGAACCACGCTCAACAATCTCGACCCCACCACCCCAAACACCTTCGACAACAACTACTTCACTAACCTTCAGAGCAATAGTGGGCTTCTGCAGTCGGACCAAGAACTCCTCTCAACGAGTGGAGCTTCCACAGCTTCCATCGTCAACAGCTTTGCGAGCAGCCAGAGCACcttcttccagaacttcgtccAGTCGATGATAAACATGGGGAACATTAGTCCACTCACTGGGAGCAATGGGGAGATAAGGAGCGACTGCAAGAAGGTCAATGGCAGTTGA